The Deinococcus gobiensis I-0 sequence TCGGTCGGCCTCCAGCGCCGCGAAGCGCAAGGCGTCCGGACCGTACACGGCGAGCTCGATGGGAATGAGTGGGGGACGGTTCTCCGGTGTGTCCTCTGGCCGTCGCCGAGGCGTCATGCCGAAACTTTACCTCCAGAACAGAACGACATTCATGAATAAATTTTTTAGGAGGGCCTTTAAACTCTTTCCTGGACAATATTTTTACTTCTTAGCTGAATGACTCATCTCTCCCCACGCTTCCGCACAGGCATAGGCTTGGAGAAAAAGCAGACCAAGAAAGCGGGGGTTTAGTATTTAATCTTTTCTCTCGTACCAATTCAATTCTTAAATATACTGGCCTCATGGAACGCCTCCGTGAGGCCGTCGCCTCCTACGACCTCCACTACCTCACCACCCATCTCGACCTCGGTCATGCCCCTCACCTCGCCCGCAGTCGCCTCCGCCCCATCTTCGACGACGCCAGGGCCCGCCAGCTTGATCTTCTCCATCCTCCCCAGGACGTCACCGCCTGGCTCAAAGACCTCATCAGCATCCGCCTCACCGCCCTCGGTCCTGCCAGCATCAACACCCAGCTCGCCCGTCTCACTGCCCTGAGCAACCTCTACGAAGCCCTGATCCTTCATGGCTTGACCGACGACAACCCCACCCGACGCTACGTCCGTCCCGCGGCCCAGCACCGCGACGAAGTCCCCTGCTCACCCCAGCAGATCAGCGTGCTCCTCCAGCAGACCAAAGACATTCCCCTGCGCCTCGCGCTCTACTTCACGTACGCTTTCAACTTCCGCGCCGGCGAGCTTCTTCGCCTCCGCTGGGAACACATCAACGTCAGTACCGGCGAGATCACCCGCGCGCGCACCATCATTCAGCTCGCCCACATCAAAGACCGTGGCGTCATCCTCCGGCTCATTCACCGCCACCTCAAAGCCAGCGGCGGTCCCCAGTTCGCCGCCGGCAAGGTCTTTCCCTGGGAGGATCTCCTCTCCCTCTCCTACGCGCTCCGGCAGGCCTGGCGCCACGCCTTTCGTCCCCCGGAAGGAGAAGACGCCATCTACTATCCCCTCACCCAGATCCGCAAGGCCGGTCTCCGCGACAATCCCCTGAACCTCGACCCCGTCACCCTCGGCTACACCAGTCCGTACTGGTCCAATACCCGCCGGGCCAAGTTGAAGCCCCCAAATCCCACGTGACCTTTCTCTCCTGAAGACGCCCCGGCCCACCAGAACGTCGCACACCATAAAGGTATGCGACTTCTTCTTTTGGCCTCCACACTCATGGCCCTGGCCTCCGCCAACGCACACGCGCAGCAAGTCGTCGACGCCATCAAGAACGCCCAGAACCAGATCATCGCCTACCTCCCCTCCCCCACCAGCGTCCGCATCGCCCAGGCCCTCAAAGACGCCGCCAACGCCGGCATCCCCGTCTACCTCATCGCCCCGCGGCAAGCGCACCTCGAGAAGCGCAGCTACCTCCTCAGCGTCGCCCTCGCTGCCACCCAGACGCCCCCAGCTGCCCTGAACTATTACCCGGCCACCCTGAACGCCGCACCCCTCATCATCATCGACAACCGCGTCCTCTATCTCGGCCCCGGCGTCCAGGACGGCATAGGGGCGGTCGAGAAGAGCGGGGGGAACAAGCTCTCCCGCGCCGTCGAGATGACCACCCAGGCCATGAAGCACGCCCCCACCGTCGCGATCTCCCAGCTCGTCAAAGAGCGCTACGGGCTGGACCGCTGATGATCCTCGACATGACGACCCCCCAGGAGTACGCCGCCATCCTGGAGCGCCTGCCCGAAGAGATCCGCGCCATCGTCAAAGATGACCTGCCCCTCCTCGACGAGATCATCATCGACCGCTACAGCCTCCTGAGCGTTCGGCTCGCCGACATGCGCATCACGTACCCCCTGCACATCGACGACCGGACCTTCGACCGCATCGACGCCCTCATGCAGCAGGACGTTCCCGGTGGCTGGCGCAAGGACGGCCGCATCGGCATCCCCAGCACCCTTCACCGCCTCAGTCGCGAGACCAACGTCTCCCAGCTCACCAGCATGATCACCGTCCGCGTCGGCCGCGCCCTCATGGGCGTTGCCGAGCCCCTGCGCGACGTGCTCTACGACGCGGTCACCAACGAATACGGCATCGCCATCATCGGGCCACCCGCTGCCGGCAAGACCACCCTGTTGCGCGATATCGCCCGCATCCTTGCCGAGCGCCTCGGGTCCGGCCTGGTCATCATCGACACCAGTAACGAAATCGCCGGCGACAGTGACCACAAGCACCCCATTGTTGGTCAAGCACGGCGTGTTCCCGTAGGAAACCCCCTGTGGCAAGGGGAGAAGTTTGCCCGCGCCATCGGCAACATGGGTCCCAAAGCCCTGTTGAGCGACGAGATCGGCTACCGCGACGACATCCCCGTCATCGCCATGAACGCCCCCCGCGGCGTCAGCGTGACCGCCACGCTGCACGGCAAGAACATGCGCCGGGTCGCCCACAGCCAGAATCTCTGGCCCATCCTCGGCATCAAGGACGGCGTCAAGACCGAGCCGGCCGTGTTCAAGATTGCCATCGAGGTTCCCCGCCGGGGCTTCTTCCGGGTCCACGAGGACTTCGACGCCAGTCTGAAATCCCTGCTCGCTGGAGAGGAACCCACTGAAGGCATCCGGGAGATCCGCGCCTGATGTTCAGGCCGACGATGGATCAGGCCGTCACTGTGGGCATTCTGGGGCTCTCCGCTGTGCTGATGACGGTCATGACGCGGCCCCCTGCCCCACCCCAGAGTCCAGCGCAACGGTACGAGCGAGCGCTTTCGACCCTCGCGCCGTTCTCGGAGGCCGAGAACGCGCACACCCTCCTGAGCCTGCGGGATTGTCTCACGCCGCTTCAGCGTGCCCCGCTCGAACGGGATTCCGAAGCCCGTGACGCCCTGCAGGCCGCCCAAGCCCTCGGCCGATTCTTCGCTCTCCCCCCACGCTGTTCCCAGGAAGGAGTCCCCCATGACCTTCGATGACCTGCTCGCCCTCGACACCGACGCGCCTGTCCTCGTGAGAACCCACGATGAGCGCGGCCACGTCACCCAACTCGCCGTGCGCGTCAAAGGCGAGCATCCCAGCCGCCACCTCAAAGCCCTCACCGACGCCCTGGCTGCCGACGCCCAGGTGGAATGCGATCACCCCTTCTACCAGCTGTGGCTCAGTCCAGATGGACAGAGCGGCTGGATCACCACGCGGCCGAACAATGCCGGGCAGATCCTCCTGAGCGGCCACCAGCTCATCCTGACCGACGGCTTCGAGCGCGAACTGCTCCGCAAGCCCCGCCCGGACGGCGCCACCTGCCTGGATATCGGCCTCGTCGCCGCAGAAGTCGAGCAGTTCGCCCGGTTCCTCCGGCAGGAAGCCACACAAGAGCGCGTCTGCCGCAAGTGCGGGTGCACGCCCAGTTGGGGCTGTGAGGGCGGGTGCGACTGGGCCGCGAACGACCTCTGTACGGAGTGCGAATGACCACCTCCAGCGACAGTCCCTGGTACGACGCCGTCGCCTATCCCCCACGGGCCGGCACCCTCCGCTGGAGCTGTCGCCTCGCCATGATGCTCAAAGAACAGGTCGTCATGGTCACCCAGGGCGCTGAGGACTTCTGGGGTCCGATACAAGCCTACCCCAGCCTCCTGGCCCTGGCGGGAGAGCTCCTGGCTCGCCCCGAGCGCGTGAGGCACTTCGTTCTGGTCCTCGACGAGCATGAGCCCACGCGTACACACAACGCCAGGATCGTCTTCGCGAATAACTTCCCCATAACGAACCCCCAGAACGAAATCCAGCGCCTGCTCCCGGTCGCCGAACGTGCCCTCCAGGACCCAGGCACGCGATTTGCCCGACCTATCCAGGCCGCGATCATCCTGGCCCCCCCCTACACCCAACCCCATCTGCACCTCATCAACCGGGAAGAAGTGAGGTGACACAGCGCCCGCAAGGACCGGGAGAGGCACTGCTCCACCCACCGGGCATTCCCCCACTCCTGTAGCCCCCGCTCTTCCCAGAAATCGTGCAGGCCTGGCCCCAACGAGAACCGCTTCCCCCGGTTTGGGTCGGCAGACAGGCAGGGACGGCGAGCGGCTCAGCCCCGCTGCTCCAGACCATAGGCCACATGCAGCAGCACCCGCATCTGTTCAGAACCGTTCAAAGTCTGTGTGATGTATTCCGCCGTCATCATCGCCAGACGCCGCGCCTCCACAGACTTACATCCCCACCGAATCTCCATGTCATACCGGAGATTGACCGCCTCATTGATCTGCATCAGTACGGCTTGGTTCGTCGCAGGCACACGTCACCCCTAACACGAGCTTACGCGCTTCAGGTTCAGGGCACCCCTGTACAGGCGGCCCGCTGATGCGCCGCCTTGCCTCCCTCCTCAGCGTTTACCAGGAGCCGAGCGTGCCCAGGAAGGTGCGCAGCCACATCCGCCGCGCCTCCTCCGATCCCAGGGCCGCCGCCTGCTCCGCCGTCAGCAGCCCTTCCGCCTGCATCCGCAGCACGAAGGCGTGGTGCCGCGCCCAGGCTTCCAGCGCTTCGGCCTCCAGCCGCGCCTGTTCCTCCGCAGAGCGAATCACCCTTCCAGTCTTAACAGAAGGTCAGCAGAGGCGCTGTTCGAAATGCGGCACCCCCCACCGGGGTCAGGCTCCCGCCTCAGAACTTCATGTCGCAGTGCGTGAGCAGGAACGCGCGCACCCAGGCCGCCTTCCGCCGCTCGCTGCCCCGCTCCTTCCCCTCGGACTCGCTCAGTGTCCCCGCCGCCACCTGCGCCTGGAGGTCTGCCCGGTACGCGGCCCAGGCGGCCTCGACGGCCGCGACCGTCTTCTGCGGGTCCTCCGGGTGGGGCATGGGCCGGTTGTAACACGCCTGCCCTGGCCGCGCCGGGCAAAATTCACGTCCGGCCGGGTGACCTCGCCGCGTTCACCTCACTCAGCGGTCCGGGTGAGCGAGCTGGGCCTGCGGGGTGGTCCGGACGCTCGCCGTGGCCTGCGCCCCGGGAGCGACGAGGCTGGGCACGACTGCCCACGCCCCCACCCACAGGGGGGCGGCGGCCAGCAGTAGGCGGGCGTGACAGCATGGGCACCCCTCTATGGCAGCCTGAGCATCTAGGAATATCAGGTGCTTGAGCACCTGATAAGTGCCGCAAGATGGCCCAGTTGGAAGACCGAGCGAAGGCAACTCAGGCGTTCGTGGAGATCCACGAACGCCTGTCACTGGTGTTTTTGCCGCCGTATGCCCCGGAGTTGAATCCGATCAAGGTGGTGTGGGCGTATGTGAAGCGCACTGTGCTGGGGAACTTCTGTGCCCGCTCGGTGGGCGTGCTGAAAGCGAAGCTGGTGACGGCCTGGCAACGGGTTCGGTACATCGACCTGCCTCAACGTCTGATGGACCCGAACTTATGCCGTTATCAATAAAGTGCGTCTGAAAAACGTGCTGGCGCATGTTTACCCTGCATCACCGAAGGTGGACGATTGGGTTGAGGTGGTGCGCCTATATCCCAATCTGCCTATCCCAATGATCTGACAGACGCCGAGTGGCACGTTCTTTTCCCGCTCCTTCCTCCAGAAGCCATCGACCATGACAGCAAGGGGCGCCTCTCAGCCGCCCCAGAGTGACAAAGTCCTGTTAGCGGAGGGGGCGGAAGGCGGTGAGTTGTCCACCCGAGACGAGAATCTGGTTGTTCTTCGCGTCATACAGGGGCGTACCTCTGGTCATCATGGAACGAGTCATGAACGTACTGACGCCGAGTGGTTGGCCCGTTTCGGCATCCAAGGCCCACAACCAACTGTTCGAGGCGTAAACCACGCCATTCAGTACGAGGGGTTGTTGGCCGAAGGTGGCATGGTAGCCGTCAGGTGCGCTGAAGACCCACTTTCTGACTCCGGTCTTGATGTCCCAGGAACTGAAGCAGTGGTCACCGTTCGGCATGACCAGAAACTGTTTGCCGTTCGCCACGACGAACAGCATCCCTCCGGTCTCTCCCCCTGGACAGGTGAATGGACCGGTGGCCCATTTCTGCTCACCAGAGGCTTGGTCGAAGCCGGTGGAAGAGCCCCCATTTAAAGTCATGACGGCCACGCCTTCGTGGAGTAACACGTAGCCATCAATGGAATAAAAGCGTGAAGGATCGCTTTCTTTGTGAACTACCCTGCTCCAGATTTCCTTCCCGTTCTCCGCATCAACCAAATTGAGATAGTTGATGTTTTCCCTTTTTTTACTGTCAGCCACAGCTAAGCCATAGGCGAGCTGGTTTGTGGATGAGTCAAGTGATATGTTTGAGAATCGATAGGTGATGGCATCCTGATCCTCTTTGTCTATTCTCCAGATCGGATTCACGCTTGATGACCCGGGATCGATGAGTTGCTTCATATCATAGGAAAACAGGTGATTTGACAAGCCAAAGAAAAGAAGATTTTCTTTTTTCTGAAAAAAATATTGATCTAACAGATTAGTTTGTAATTCTTTTACATCATTAGGTAAAGATATACGTTTTTCTATGATGCCTGTTGCAATGTCACGAACGACGATTCCTTGGCTATAGTTATAATAGATTATTTTTCCATTATATACTGTGCTTGAGTTGCCCAAGATGCTCTTTTTCGGATCACCGATGCCGCCACCATCGTACGCGTCCCGCCAAAGGACTTTTCGGGTAGTGGTGTCCACAGCAGTCGTGCCAATGACCTGGGTGTATACCGCATTCACCTCCTGATTGATCAGAACGTCACCCGAGAAGGTAGGCATATCAAGACCTGACACGGACATCTGCCAGATAAATGGAAGTTGAGTAATATTGGGGCCACTTATTTTTTGACTGGACTGATCGCAACCTGAAAGAATGAGCATCAAGATGGGAAATAATATTTTACGCATTTCAATTCCTTTTCCTTGTAGTTTTCGGAGAGGGATATCTCTCTCCGAAATTATGTCAAGGAGTGAGATCTACTTGGACAATCAACGCCGCAATTCTTTGTAAAACATCACTATTTAGGCTTCCGAAGTATTCGGTTTCATGCTGATATGTGCTATTGGGAACTCCACAAAATCATTGTTTAGACCGCCAATAATGTTCGGATTACCAGAAGTCAGGCTTTGCCGATTCACTGGGACGATCGTATCGCTAGCGATGCCGCCAACGACCTAGTTCGCATATATCCTATCTCCGTCGATAAACACGCAGGTCAAGTCAGTTTCCGCGATGGCTGAAGGCAAGGCAAACCAATCATTGATAACGGTGTAAATTATTGAGAACGGCGTAAGTCAGGGCTGGTTGTGGGCCTATCAGCACTTTATCACTTCGGATTAATATCTAGGAGGTGCTTTTTCTGACCTCCGGTACCTACACTTGAGCGCATGCGCTCGCCTGCTCAGCGAAAGGGCCGAGTCATTCAGGCAAAGGGACAAGCCACAGCCCTCCTTGCCCAGACACCCTCTACGCAGGTCTTCCATCTCTCAGAAGCGGCCGAACTTCCCAGATCCTTCCAACCGCACTGGCAGGTCTTCATTCGCCTCGACCAACCCACCGGTGAGGTCTGGCGTAAGAGCTTGAGGACAAAACGAGTGTTTACCTCCGGAGGTTGCCACTCAACGCAGTCACAACCAGACCTTCACTGGTTGTGTTCTCAAGCTCTCAGGGATGAGAGTCCGTTGGTGGATGCCTTGCCGCCCAGAAGTGCCCCTCTCTCAGCGACTGCTCCAGCTCAAGCGGACCTCAAGGCGCACATTCGTCCAAGGAGACTGGAGCAGCGAGGTAGCGTGACCTATGCAACGGTTTGCGTTCCTCGCGGTGCTCCCACTCCTGGGGAGCTGTGGTCTCATTCCCCTCCCTGAGGTCAAGGCCAACAATTTCTACTTCGTCAACTTTGTTGCTGACGTGAAACCCAGCGAAGTGGTCTATATGGATGCCAACCAGATTGACTTTCTCAAGACTCCACAGCTCCCCTATCGGGGTGTCACTGTGGACGCAGAGTTGACCTACTGGGGTGAGGATCCAGAGCAGCATGTTGAATTTTTTGCGGCGGCCTTTCGCCCACAATGTACCGTCGTTCAGCCCCCTCCTCAGCTCGTCAATTACACGGGTGCGTTGAGATGTGCAGGCCCAACAGGGGGACAGGTGATTGGAGAAGCCATCTTGAAAAGAGGCCAAACGCAGCCAATTCACTTTGCTTCGGCAGAACTCGACAAGGCCGCACAGAACAGCGTTCTGTACCTGGGAATCCGCCAGCTCTCTGGCAAACAGAGTGAGAGGGACTACGTGTCTGTAGAACAGATTCGGATTCGAGGACGCTTGTAGTTCGATCCCAAGACCGCTTGTCTCAGGCCTGCCGGAAGGTGGGCTTTTTAGCAGCCTCACGACCGGATTCTCTGCCCTGGAGTGAGTATCACGCAAGATTAGGGCTTGAGGACAATACGAGAGTTCATCTTCGGACGCTGTGGCTCAATGCAGCCAAAACCAGACCCTGAGCGGTTTGGTCCTCAAGCTCTAGGCGACTTGATCGGGGTGCCGGCCGCCTGGGCGGGAGCAGCGAGGAGGGAGAGAAGGATCAGGGATCGCAAGTTTTTCATGGTGCTCCTATTATTGATAACGACATAAGTATGGGATAATAGGCTGGAGGTATAACCAAAGAGCATCCTTCATCAACAAGATGCAATAATGTGCCGTCAATCACTAAAACGGATTTTCTCAATTCCTGATCTCTATTGTTAATTCCTGTTTCTATTTGTTCATCGAATGGCATTCATTAATGACCTAATCTCGTCATCTACCGGCAAAACAAAAGTGAAAACGCCAGTCAAAGATTTTTCTGGTAGAGAGTTTAAATCTACTAAGCCGAGCAGTTGCCCGCGTGTGTTGAAGACAGGGGTTCCAGAGCCTCCGTCCGTCGTTTGAAGATTGGTCATCATGTATGTCCTAATACTGACGCCAATCCCCTCCTCATGGTAAAGCGCCTTCCCGGACACCTTCCCTCCCAAAATTGCCTTGAAGAAAGCAGAATGGATGCCATTCAGACCACCCAAGGAATAGACTACTTCTCCATGATAACTTTGTTTCGCAATCGCGAGAGGTGTCTTGAACTTAGGTCCCCCGGAAGCTATTTTCAGAATAGCGATATTTCGGCTTTTATCGAAAACTACCACTCGAGATTTGTAGGATTTTAAATCAGAACCATAGATAGAAATATCTGCATAATATTTGATTGCATCATAAGTAGTAATAATATAGCCATTCTTGTACAATACACCAGAAGAATACTCTACTGGAGAATCACCCTGAATCAGATACTCGGGTCGTATTCTTTTCTCTATTTTGAATGCCCTTCCTTGAATAGCTCGATAAAGCTGCGTTCCATTCATCTCCTCGGCAGTGACCAGTCGACGTTCGGCATGTACAGGCCTGAGCGCAAGAAGGAAGCAGAGGACCGATACGGCAATACCCAAGTAGCCTTTGAGTTGAGGGAACCGCCGTGGCCGATGGGTCATCTTGTCCTGACCCTATGCCGTCCGTTGACCTGACGTTGCCTTATTTGCGGCAATGAGGTGCAGCCTGTAGGTCTCCACTCCGGCAGATCTGTTCACTTTTGCCGCAGAAATAGCGAATCACCTTGTCCTACCGTTTGGTCCGGGCGTTACCAAGAAGCGCATTGATCCGCTCTGAACTACGCCCCTGACTCCACCGCTCCTCAAAGACGGAGTCCAGTATATCTACCGCGATAAATCGAGGCAGAGGTCGGCGGCTCTGCACCCCTCTTCGGCTACCTGCGAAGGTTCTATGCTCCTGGAAGTGATATGCGAAGCCTCCTGTTGACTGCTGTACTCCTGACGCGCTCTTTCGCCTCCGCTGGCGGCGCGTCGCCGGCGCTCCCAGGGCAGGTGTTCGAGCGGACGGCCACCGGCACCCTGTACACCGGCAAGGCAGGGAATGGGATCGACTTCAAGGTCTGGTTCACCCCAGCAGGGCACGCGCCCCGGCTGCTACTCGATCCACAGCGCACCTTTCCTCGCCCTCAGACCAGTCTGGCGATGGGAGCGACTCTCGGACAAGGTCAGACCGTCTACATCCTGGTGCAGCATGCCTACAACCACAATGACAGTGACCAGATCATCTACAGCGTGAACCGCCTCACTCACGTGCCCGTAAAGGTCATCGCGATGAGCGCGCTGAAACTTCATCTTGCTTTAGGAGAAGTGTTCCGGTACGACGCCGCTCGGGACCGCTTGATTTTCTCAGCAATCCGCCCCGAGCGCGATGCGTCAGGTCAGGTGGGGTCCGTGCAGCATCTCTATAGCTATGGTCCTCTGCAGCGTTCTGTCCGGACCCTGCTACGTCAGCCATAGAGAGCAGCCGGATAGGTCAACACCACACCAGCTCATGTTGCGCAGCTTGCCCTGACTGCCTCTGTCTATATCCCTTGTCGATAGAGCGTGTTGATCATGGCTTAGCACGAAAGACATACGTCAGAGACAATCGTGACTCGGGCGAATCTGGGATGACGCCCCTCAGCGCCTGATACCCGACGAGGGCTGGTCCATACTTTGGCCGTTATCAATAATTATTCCTGGACCCTACCCCTCTCCGTTCTGTCCTCATCCTCTAAGCTCGTGATTTAACTGTTTGAAGCCGCTGTAGGCGGCGTTCTGTACCATCGAGCATGAACGCCTCAGCTCCGCTTGACCACCTGCAGGCCTTTCGGAATGGCGTTTACCACTGCTTCGACCATCGTTCAGATGCGTTGTTCAACCTCTTTGACGCCATCACCGTTGCGGGACTGGTGCCCAGCTTCGCGCACCTCAGTCTTCAAGGACCCTTCGAGCGTGGTCATGGCAGCCTGTACGCAGCATTGACTCAGGGCACGCTCGGTGCCGAGCGTGTTCGAGCACTGGTCGGCACCACCCTGAATGACGACTATCCACTCGTCTTTGCCATCGATACCTCGACCTGGGTCCGAAACGATGCCGAGACCAGTCCACAGCGGGGCTACTTCTACCATCCGAGTCGTCACAGTGCCGGGAAACCTGTCGTCGCGGGCTGGTCTTACTCCTGGGTTGCCCAACTTGGACCCGTCAGCAGCAGCTGGACTGCACCTCTCGATGTGCGTCGAGTCGCTCCCGGCCGGACAGTACACGAGATAGCCGACGAACAGGTTCAACACGTTATGAATTTGCTTCCCGCAGGAGGCGCATCGCCGCTCTTCGTCTTCGATGGCGGGTACGATCCTGTCCGCCTGGCGAAGCTCAAGGACGCTGACAGAGTCAGCGTCCTGGTCCGTGTGCGGCGCAATCGACGGTTCTTCTTCGATGCTACGACGCGTCCGGGTTCCCAGGGAGGTCGCCCACGCATTCATGGAGCTAAGTTTCTATGCGCGGACCAGACCACTTGGCCGGCACCCCATCTGGAGCATCTGGAAACCACGGAGCAGTACGGGACGGTCCATGTGCGTGCCTGGACGGGGCTGCACGTCAAGACCACTCAGGACACGCGGCCAGGATCGCGTCACTTCAAGCCAACGTACAGCGGGACCGTGTTGTTGTTGGAGGTGGCGAAGTTGCCCCGGGAAACGCGTCAACCGCAGGCCTTCTGGCTCTGGTGGCGGGGACCAGGCGTGCCGGATCTGGCGATGCTGTGGCGTGCTTACACGCGTCGGTTCGATCTGGAACATACGTTTCGCTTCTGCAAACAGACGCTGAACTGGGAAACACCACGTCTGCGTCATCCGGAGCAGGCGGACCGCTGGACGCTGTTGGTGCTGCTGGCCTTCACCCAGTTGCGCCTGGCTCAGCCGGTGGTGACCGATGCCCGTCTTCCATGGCAGCGACCACAGGAACGTGGTCGCTTGACGCCGAGTCGAGTCCGGCAAGGTTTTATCCAGCTGTTGGTACCCCTGGGAAGTCCAGCTTGCGCGCCAAAACCGTCAGGCCGTTCACCAGGACGACCCAAAGGGAAGTGTTCAGGCCGAGCGCCTCGCTTCCCGGCTCTGAAAAAGACCGCCTGACGGCCTTCGACCCCACAACAGGCGACCGCGACAAGCGCGGTCGGCTTAAATCACGAGCTAAGCGCCTTGGCCGCGACACCTGGATCACCACTGTACTGACCTCAAGTTGATTCCCGCTTCGCGCCACGCTTTTCCTCCTGCCCGTGGCCATCAACTTGGAGATCACTCGACCCAATTGGCTCCTTGAGCTCTACGAGCACCTCTACCCATTTGACCTGGTGCTTCACCTGGAAGACGGGGATGTGGTGGCATTCAGTGACGACGAAGATGGCCTGCGCCGCCTGACCGTGACCCAAAGTGCTCCACCAGAAGTGACAAAATCCTGTTAATACCGTCAACAACTCTTGACACTCCAACTGTTTCATGTAACAGTTGGAGTGTCATGAACCTTGACAGTCGATTGTCCAGTGTGCTCCATCTTCTCCTTCACCTCATGGAGACCCGCGACCCCATTCCATCCGACAAACTTGCGACCGCCCTCAACTCCAATCCAGTCGTCGTTCGCCGGACTATGACCGGGTTGCGTGAAGTCGGCATCGTCAGTTCAGAA is a genomic window containing:
- a CDS encoding AAA family ATPase, with the protein product MTTPQEYAAILERLPEEIRAIVKDDLPLLDEIIIDRYSLLSVRLADMRITYPLHIDDRTFDRIDALMQQDVPGGWRKDGRIGIPSTLHRLSRETNVSQLTSMITVRVGRALMGVAEPLRDVLYDAVTNEYGIAIIGPPAAGKTTLLRDIARILAERLGSGLVIIDTSNEIAGDSDHKHPIVGQARRVPVGNPLWQGEKFARAIGNMGPKALLSDEIGYRDDIPVIAMNAPRGVSVTATLHGKNMRRVAHSQNLWPILGIKDGVKTEPAVFKIAIEVPRRGFFRVHEDFDASLKSLLAGEEPTEGIREIRA
- a CDS encoding PQQ-binding-like beta-propeller repeat protein, whose protein sequence is MLILSGCDQSSQKISGPNITQLPFIWQMSVSGLDMPTFSGDVLINQEVNAVYTQVIGTTAVDTTTRKVLWRDAYDGGGIGDPKKSILGNSSTVYNGKIIYYNYSQGIVVRDIATGIIEKRISLPNDVKELQTNLLDQYFFQKKENLLFFGLSNHLFSYDMKQLIDPGSSSVNPIWRIDKEDQDAITYRFSNISLDSSTNQLAYGLAVADSKKRENINYLNLVDAENGKEIWSRVVHKESDPSRFYSIDGYVLLHEGVAVMTLNGGSSTGFDQASGEQKWATGPFTCPGGETGGMLFVVANGKQFLVMPNGDHCFSSWDIKTGVRKWVFSAPDGYHATFGQQPLVLNGVVYASNSWLWALDAETGQPLGVSTFMTRSMMTRGTPLYDAKNNQILVSGGQLTAFRPLR
- a CDS encoding S1 family peptidase — protein: MTHRPRRFPQLKGYLGIAVSVLCFLLALRPVHAERRLVTAEEMNGTQLYRAIQGRAFKIEKRIRPEYLIQGDSPVEYSSGVLYKNGYIITTYDAIKYYADISIYGSDLKSYKSRVVVFDKSRNIAILKIASGGPKFKTPLAIAKQSYHGEVVYSLGGLNGIHSAFFKAILGGKVSGKALYHEEGIGVSIRTYMMTNLQTTDGGSGTPVFNTRGQLLGLVDLNSLPEKSLTGVFTFVLPVDDEIRSLMNAIR
- a CDS encoding NF041680 family putative transposase, with the protein product MNASAPLDHLQAFRNGVYHCFDHRSDALFNLFDAITVAGLVPSFAHLSLQGPFERGHGSLYAALTQGTLGAERVRALVGTTLNDDYPLVFAIDTSTWVRNDAETSPQRGYFYHPSRHSAGKPVVAGWSYSWVAQLGPVSSSWTAPLDVRRVAPGRTVHEIADEQVQHVMNLLPAGGASPLFVFDGGYDPVRLAKLKDADRVSVLVRVRRNRRFFFDATTRPGSQGGRPRIHGAKFLCADQTTWPAPHLEHLETTEQYGTVHVRAWTGLHVKTTQDTRPGSRHFKPTYSGTVLLLEVAKLPRETRQPQAFWLWWRGPGVPDLAMLWRAYTRRFDLEHTFRFCKQTLNWETPRLRHPEQADRWTLLVLLAFTQLRLAQPVVTDARLPWQRPQERGRLTPSRVRQGFIQLLVPLGSPACAPKPSGRSPGRPKGKCSGRAPRFPALKKTA